Proteins from a single region of Streptomyces griseiscabiei:
- a CDS encoding methyltransferase domain-containing protein, producing the protein MGSHAEDHDLERLAAEARSALVREIEASGAWDADPQWRKAFESVPRHLFVPYYYVSGVGGFERLWGEERAPGRRARWVRGAYADAPLATRVRDGELISSSSQPSLMAKMLAELEVTDGDRVLEIGAGTGYNAALLAHRLGDDLVTTVDLDADITEAARRHLDAAGHHPTVVTGDGARGVPERAPYDRIIATCTLHSIPRAWLAQCVPGARVLTPLATGLVRLRVEDAEHAEGRFLHTSAYFVPLRGGSEPEVVHPHLGGLPHRARDHELFRFLLALTAGSLDPHEALALWQREGMPSRERYGITVRGDRAWAWLDDPEGAYAWPLP; encoded by the coding sequence ATGGGCTCGCACGCTGAGGACCACGATCTGGAACGTCTCGCCGCCGAGGCACGGTCGGCGCTGGTGCGGGAGATCGAGGCGAGCGGGGCGTGGGACGCGGACCCTCAGTGGCGGAAGGCGTTCGAGAGCGTGCCCCGGCATCTCTTCGTGCCGTACTACTACGTGAGCGGCGTGGGCGGTTTCGAGCGGCTGTGGGGTGAGGAGCGCGCCCCCGGGCGGCGGGCGCGCTGGGTGCGGGGCGCGTACGCCGACGCCCCGCTCGCCACGCGGGTGCGGGACGGGGAGCTGATCTCCTCCAGCAGCCAGCCGTCGCTCATGGCGAAGATGCTGGCCGAGCTGGAGGTGACGGACGGCGACCGGGTGCTGGAGATCGGCGCCGGCACCGGGTACAACGCCGCGCTGCTGGCGCACCGGCTGGGGGACGATCTGGTCACGACCGTCGACCTGGACGCCGACATCACGGAGGCGGCGCGCAGACATCTGGACGCCGCCGGACACCACCCGACGGTCGTCACCGGGGACGGGGCGCGCGGGGTGCCCGAGCGGGCGCCGTACGACCGGATCATCGCGACCTGCACGCTGCACTCGATCCCGCGCGCCTGGCTCGCCCAGTGCGTCCCCGGCGCGCGCGTCCTGACCCCGCTGGCCACGGGGCTCGTACGGCTGCGGGTCGAGGACGCCGAGCACGCCGAGGGGCGCTTCCTGCACACGTCGGCGTACTTCGTGCCCCTGCGCGGGGGAAGCGAGCCGGAGGTGGTGCATCCGCATCTCGGCGGACTGCCGCACCGGGCCAGGGACCACGAGCTGTTCCGGTTCCTGCTGGCCCTGACGGCGGGCAGCCTCGACCCGCACGAGGCCCTCGCCCTGTGGCAGCGCGAGGGCATGCCGTCCCGTGAGCGCTACGGCATCACGGTCCGCGGCGACCGGGCCTGGGCCTGGCTGGACGATCCCGAGGGCGCGTACGCCTGGCCCTTGCCGTGA
- a CDS encoding globin, with translation MNEIRRGTLQEQTFYEQVGGEETFRRLVRRFYEGVAEDPILRPMYPEEDLGPAEDRFALFLMQYWGGPTTYSENRGHPRLRMRHAPFAVDRAAHDAWLKHMRDAVDELGLSEEHEHTLWNYLTYAAASMVNTAG, from the coding sequence GTGAATGAGATTCGGCGCGGCACGCTTCAGGAGCAGACCTTCTACGAGCAGGTCGGCGGCGAGGAGACCTTCCGACGCCTCGTGCGCCGCTTCTACGAGGGTGTCGCCGAGGACCCGATCCTGCGGCCCATGTACCCCGAGGAGGACCTCGGCCCGGCCGAGGACCGTTTCGCGCTGTTCCTGATGCAGTACTGGGGCGGCCCCACCACCTACAGCGAGAACCGCGGCCACCCCCGGCTCCGGATGCGCCACGCCCCCTTCGCGGTGGACCGCGCCGCCCACGACGCCTGGCTGAAGCACATGCGTGACGCCGTGGACGAGCTGGGCCTCTCCGAGGAACACGAGCACACGCTCTGGAACTACCTCACCTACGCGGCGGCCTCGATGGTGAACACCGCGGGCTGA
- a CDS encoding acyl-CoA thioesterase, producing the protein MRHIYRCPLRWADMDAYGHVNNVVFLRYLEEARIDFLFRPEKDFQQGSVVARHEIDYKRQLVHRHTPVDIELWVTEIRAASFTITYEVKDPEQVYVRASTVIVPFDFATQRPRRITAEEREFLEEYRDDKAEAVAA; encoded by the coding sequence TTGCGGCACATCTACCGCTGCCCACTGCGCTGGGCGGACATGGACGCGTACGGCCACGTCAACAACGTGGTCTTCCTCCGCTACCTGGAGGAAGCCCGTATCGACTTCCTGTTCCGCCCGGAGAAGGACTTCCAGCAGGGGTCCGTGGTGGCGCGCCATGAGATCGACTACAAGCGGCAGCTGGTCCACCGGCACACACCGGTGGACATCGAGCTGTGGGTCACCGAGATAAGAGCGGCGTCGTTCACGATCACCTACGAGGTCAAGGACCCCGAGCAGGTCTACGTCCGGGCCTCGACGGTGATCGTGCCGTTCGACTTCGCGACCCAGCGGCCCCGCCGGATCACCGCCGAGGAGCGGGAGTTCCTGGAGGAGTACCGAGACGACAAGGCGGAGGCCGTCGCCGCATGA
- the ettA gene encoding energy-dependent translational throttle protein EttA, producing the protein MAEYIYTMRKTRKAHGDKVILDDVTLSFLPGAKIGVVGPNGAGKSTVLKIMAGLEQPSNGDAFLSPGYTVGMLLQEPPLDESKTVLQNVQDGAAEIMGKLHRFNEVAELMATDYSDALMDEMGKLQEDLDHANAWDLDTQLEQAMDALGCPPGDWPVTNLSGGERRRVALCKLLLEAPDLLLLDEPTNHLDAESVQWLEQHLAKYPGTVVAVTHDRYFLDNVAGWILELDRGRAIGYEGNYSTYLETKQTRLKVEGQKDAKRAKRLKEELEWVRSNAKGRQAKSKARLARYEEMAAEADKMRKLDFEEIQIPPGPRLGSVVVEVNNLSKAFGEKVLIDDLSFTLPRNGIVGIIGPNGAGKTTLFKMIQGLEEPDSGSIKVGETVKISYVDQSRENIDPKKTLWAVVSDELDYINVGQVEMPSRAYVSAFGFKGPDQQKPAGVLSGGERNRLNLALTLKLGGNLLLLDEPTNDLDVETLSSLENALLEFPGAAVVISHDRWFLDRVATHILAYEGESKWFWFEGNFESYEKNKIERLGADATRPHRATYKKLTRG; encoded by the coding sequence TTGGCTGAGTACATCTACACGATGCGCAAGACACGCAAGGCGCACGGCGACAAGGTGATCCTTGACGACGTCACGCTGAGCTTCCTGCCCGGCGCGAAGATCGGTGTGGTCGGTCCGAACGGTGCCGGTAAGTCCACCGTTCTGAAGATCATGGCGGGCCTCGAACAGCCCTCCAACGGTGACGCCTTCCTGTCGCCCGGCTACACCGTCGGCATGCTCCTCCAGGAGCCGCCGCTGGACGAGTCGAAGACGGTCCTGCAGAACGTGCAGGACGGCGCCGCCGAGATCATGGGCAAGCTCCACCGCTTCAACGAGGTCGCGGAGCTGATGGCGACCGACTACTCGGACGCCCTCATGGACGAGATGGGCAAGCTCCAGGAGGACCTGGACCACGCGAACGCATGGGACCTGGACACCCAGCTGGAGCAGGCCATGGACGCCCTGGGCTGCCCGCCCGGCGACTGGCCCGTCACCAACCTGTCCGGTGGTGAGCGCCGCCGCGTCGCGCTCTGCAAGCTGCTGCTGGAGGCCCCCGACCTCCTGCTCCTCGACGAGCCCACCAACCACCTGGACGCCGAGTCCGTGCAGTGGCTGGAGCAGCACCTCGCCAAGTACCCCGGCACCGTCGTCGCCGTCACCCACGACCGGTACTTCCTCGACAACGTCGCGGGCTGGATCCTGGAGCTCGACCGCGGCCGCGCCATCGGCTACGAGGGCAACTACTCCACCTACCTGGAGACCAAGCAGACCCGTCTCAAGGTCGAGGGCCAGAAGGACGCCAAGCGCGCCAAGCGGCTCAAGGAAGAGCTGGAGTGGGTCCGCTCCAACGCCAAGGGCCGCCAGGCCAAGTCCAAGGCCCGTCTCGCCCGTTACGAGGAGATGGCGGCCGAGGCCGACAAGATGCGGAAGCTGGACTTCGAGGAGATCCAGATCCCGCCGGGCCCCCGTCTGGGCAGTGTGGTCGTCGAGGTCAACAACCTCAGCAAGGCCTTCGGCGAGAAGGTCCTGATCGACGACCTCTCCTTCACGCTCCCGCGCAACGGCATCGTGGGCATCATCGGCCCGAACGGCGCCGGCAAGACCACCCTCTTCAAGATGATCCAGGGTCTGGAGGAGCCCGACTCCGGTTCGATCAAGGTCGGCGAGACCGTCAAGATCTCCTACGTCGACCAGAGCCGCGAGAACATCGACCCCAAGAAGACGCTGTGGGCCGTCGTCTCCGACGAACTGGACTACATCAACGTCGGCCAGGTCGAGATGCCCTCCCGCGCCTATGTCTCCGCGTTCGGCTTCAAGGGCCCGGACCAGCAGAAGCCGGCCGGCGTGCTCTCCGGCGGTGAGCGCAACCGTCTCAACCTGGCGCTCACCCTCAAGCTCGGCGGCAACCTGCTGCTCCTCGACGAGCCGACCAACGACCTCGACGTCGAGACCCTGTCGTCGCTGGAGAACGCGCTCCTGGAGTTCCCGGGCGCCGCGGTGGTCATCTCCCACGACCGCTGGTTCCTGGACCGGGTGGCCACGCACATCCTCGCCTACGAGGGCGAGTCCAAGTGGTTCTGGTTCGAGGGCAACTTCGAGTCGTACGAGAAGAACAAGATCGAGCGGCTCGGCGCCGACGCCACCCGTCCGCACCGCGCCACCTACAAGAAGCTGACCCGGGGCTGA
- a CDS encoding TQXA domain-containing protein → MVSSFSASFSEWSGRAARRRGTARLAAVSLVSGVVVAGAIVTAGPAAADGTPQNAGGATATMDGLKTYGTAVLRTDDGQEQQLPAGLFEMFVDGGGTLQTYCVDVQNPTQKDAKYQETPWSGTSLGANKDAGKIRWILQNSYPQVNDLAALAGKAGTKGLTEQEAATGTQVAIWRYSDGADVTALDPEAEKLADYLERSARNLTEPAASLTLDPAAVSGRPGERVGPVTVRTNADGVTVTPPSDGTADGVKVVDADGEAVTSALDGGELYFEVPEDAADGTAELTVQASTTVPVGRAFASETRSQTQILAGSSESTVSATATAHWAGKGAIPALSAEKNCAEGGLDITAANQGDKPFTFDLMGITYTIEAGGTRTVTIPLQEDQAYDFTIEGPNGYAKRFRGVLDCRTETAAGAGGDSVQTLSEPSPATVGGNAATASDTDLAETGSSGATPLIGGIAIGLVVIGGAVMILLRKRNP, encoded by the coding sequence GTGGTTTCTTCGTTCTCGGCGTCGTTCTCCGAGTGGTCCGGGCGGGCCGCGCGCAGGCGAGGGACGGCCCGCCTCGCCGCCGTGTCACTCGTGTCCGGCGTCGTCGTCGCGGGTGCGATCGTCACCGCGGGCCCGGCCGCCGCCGACGGAACGCCGCAGAACGCGGGCGGGGCGACCGCGACCATGGACGGCCTCAAGACCTACGGGACGGCCGTGCTCCGGACCGACGACGGACAGGAACAGCAGCTCCCCGCAGGGCTGTTCGAGATGTTCGTCGACGGCGGGGGCACCCTGCAGACCTACTGCGTCGATGTCCAGAACCCGACGCAGAAGGACGCCAAGTACCAGGAGACCCCCTGGAGCGGCACCTCGCTGGGCGCCAACAAGGACGCCGGGAAGATCCGTTGGATCCTGCAGAACTCCTACCCGCAGGTGAACGACCTCGCGGCCCTCGCCGGCAAGGCCGGCACCAAGGGCCTCACGGAGCAGGAGGCGGCGACCGGGACCCAGGTGGCGATCTGGCGGTACTCGGACGGGGCCGATGTGACGGCCCTGGACCCGGAGGCGGAGAAGCTCGCGGACTACCTGGAGAGGAGCGCGCGGAACCTGACGGAGCCCGCCGCCTCCCTGACCCTCGACCCGGCCGCGGTCTCCGGCCGGCCGGGTGAGCGGGTCGGCCCGGTCACGGTGCGCACCAACGCGGACGGTGTGACCGTGACCCCGCCCTCGGACGGCACGGCGGACGGAGTGAAGGTCGTCGACGCGGACGGCGAGGCCGTGACCTCGGCCCTCGACGGCGGCGAGCTGTACTTCGAGGTGCCCGAGGACGCCGCGGACGGTACGGCCGAGCTGACCGTGCAGGCCTCGACGACCGTGCCGGTCGGCCGGGCCTTCGCCTCCGAGACCCGCAGCCAGACGCAGATCCTCGCCGGCTCCAGCGAGTCCACGGTCTCCGCGACGGCGACCGCGCACTGGGCCGGGAAGGGGGCGATACCCGCCCTGTCCGCCGAGAAGAACTGCGCCGAGGGCGGCCTGGACATCACGGCCGCCAACCAGGGCGACAAACCCTTCACCTTCGATCTGATGGGGATCACCTACACCATCGAAGCGGGCGGGACCCGCACGGTGACGATCCCCCTTCAGGAGGACCAGGCGTACGACTTCACCATCGAGGGGCCGAACGGCTACGCGAAGCGGTTCCGGGGCGTGCTCGACTGCCGGACGGAGACCGCGGCCGGTGCGGGCGGGGACTCGGTGCAGACGCTGAGCGAGCCGAGCCCGGCGACGGTCGGCGGCAACGCGGCCACCGCGTCCGACACCGACCTCGCCGAGACCGGCAGCTCCGGCGCCACCCCGCTGATCGGGGGCATCGCCATCGGGCTGGTCGTGATCGGCGGCGCGGTGATGATCCTCCTCCGCAAGCGGAACCCGTGA